One Pseudonocardia sediminis DNA window includes the following coding sequences:
- a CDS encoding S-(hydroxymethyl)mycothiol dehydrogenase, with the protein MAQHVRGVVAKSKGAPVTVETIVIPDPGPGEAVVKIEACGVCHTDLSYREGGINDEFPFLLGHEAAGRVESIGEGVVDLEVGDYVVLNWRAVCGVCRACKKGKPQYCFDTHNAKQPMTLEDGTELSPALGIGAFVEKTLVAAGQCTKVNPEAPAKVAGLLGCGVMAGLGAAVNTGQVGRGDSIAVIGCGGVGDAAIAGAKLAGATTIIAVDTDPKKLEWAQEFGANHTVNPKEEDTVEAIRSYTDGNGADVVIDAVGHPETYKQAFYARDLAGTVVLVGVPYPDMMSPEIPLIDYFGRGGALKSAWYGDCLPSRDFPMYVDLYLQGTFPLDKFVTEETTLDGVEAAFDKMHKGEVLRSVVIF; encoded by the coding sequence ATGGCACAGCACGTACGCGGCGTCGTCGCGAAGTCGAAGGGCGCACCCGTCACGGTCGAGACGATCGTGATCCCGGACCCCGGGCCCGGTGAGGCCGTGGTGAAGATCGAGGCCTGCGGGGTCTGTCACACCGACCTCTCCTACCGGGAGGGCGGGATCAACGACGAGTTCCCGTTCCTGCTCGGACACGAGGCCGCAGGTCGCGTCGAGTCGATCGGCGAGGGCGTCGTCGATCTCGAGGTGGGCGACTACGTCGTCCTCAACTGGCGGGCCGTCTGCGGCGTCTGCCGGGCCTGCAAGAAGGGCAAGCCCCAGTACTGCTTCGACACCCACAACGCGAAGCAGCCGATGACCCTGGAGGACGGCACCGAGCTCTCGCCCGCCCTGGGCATCGGCGCGTTCGTCGAGAAGACCCTGGTCGCGGCCGGGCAGTGCACCAAGGTCAACCCGGAGGCCCCCGCCAAGGTGGCCGGGCTGCTCGGCTGCGGCGTGATGGCCGGGCTGGGTGCCGCGGTGAACACCGGCCAGGTCGGACGCGGCGACTCGATCGCCGTGATCGGTTGCGGCGGCGTCGGCGACGCGGCCATCGCCGGGGCGAAGCTGGCCGGCGCCACCACGATCATCGCGGTGGACACCGACCCGAAGAAGCTCGAGTGGGCCCAGGAGTTCGGCGCCAACCACACGGTGAACCCCAAGGAGGAGGACACCGTCGAGGCGATCCGCAGCTACACCGACGGCAACGGCGCCGACGTCGTCATCGACGCCGTGGGCCACCCGGAGACCTACAAGCAGGCGTTCTACGCCCGCGACCTGGCCGGCACCGTCGTCCTGGTCGGCGTGCCCTACCCGGACATGATGTCCCCGGAGATCCCGCTGATCGACTACTTCGGACGCGGCGGCGCACTGAAGTCGGCCTGGTACGGCGACTGCCTGCCCAGCCGCGACTTCCCGATGTACGTCGACCTGTACCTGCAGGGCACGTTCCCGCTCGACAAGTTCGTCACAGAGGAGACCACATTGGACGGCGTCGAAGCAGCATTCGACAAGATGCACAAGGGCGAGGTCCTGCGTTCGGTGGTGATCTTCTGA
- a CDS encoding DUF3224 domain-containing protein produces the protein MTDTTLLTGGFTLPTWDEDPYAEIPADGGAERYVRVRNTKEFTGGLTGTGVADLLQVLLPSGAAAYVGIERVEATVDGRRGTFVLMHAAAGDSTGGSMSVTVVPGSGTGDLDGLRGEMQIDRSPEGVHTYTFDVVLP, from the coding sequence ATGACAGACACGACGCTCCTCACCGGCGGGTTCACGCTGCCGACATGGGACGAGGACCCCTACGCCGAGATCCCCGCCGACGGTGGCGCCGAGCGCTACGTGCGGGTGCGCAACACCAAGGAGTTCACCGGCGGCCTGACCGGGACGGGCGTCGCGGACCTGCTGCAGGTGCTGCTGCCCTCCGGTGCCGCGGCCTACGTCGGGATCGAGCGGGTGGAGGCCACCGTGGACGGTCGCCGTGGCACGTTCGTCCTCATGCACGCGGCGGCGGGGGACAGCACCGGCGGCTCGATGAGCGTCACGGTCGTGCCCGGATCCGGCACCGGCGACCTCGACGGACTGCGCGGTGAGATGCAGATCGACCGGTCCCCGGAGGGCGTGCACACCTACACGTTCGATGTCGTCCTGCCCTGA
- a CDS encoding fumarylacetoacetate hydrolase family protein gives MSPDTSPPMGVALGAVAGAGRPGHSRIAAPVDDGVLDVGSLATAQRGPHPELLTAPNLDALLAAGRPVWREVWEWLTGWLADPERLAPYRLPAEGLTPVLPFSVADYVDFYACEQHARNAGLIFRPDSEPLAPNWKHLPVGYHGRAGTVRVSGTPVVRPSGQRGRGDHGPTRTLDVEAELGLVLGDTVPGPVGMDTALDHVFGVVLLNDWSARDIQGWETRPLGPHLGKSFATSISAWVTPLDELAGAWTDPPARDPEPLPYLSGAADRGLDVELGVHLAGDHVSTPPARDLYWTPAQLVTHLTSNGAGLRAGDLLGSGTISGPAREQFGSLLELSWGGSEPIHLSGGATRTYLSDGDEVVFTATAPRADGTRFSLGEVRGRVTPTP, from the coding sequence ATGTCGCCGGACACCTCGCCCCCGATGGGGGTCGCGCTCGGAGCCGTGGCCGGTGCGGGACGGCCCGGGCACTCCCGGATCGCCGCGCCGGTCGATGACGGGGTCCTCGACGTCGGGTCGCTCGCGACCGCGCAGCGCGGACCGCACCCGGAGCTGCTCACCGCCCCGAACCTGGACGCCCTGCTGGCCGCCGGGCGCCCGGTCTGGCGCGAGGTGTGGGAGTGGCTCACCGGGTGGCTGGCCGACCCGGAGCGGCTCGCCCCCTACCGGCTGCCCGCCGAGGGACTGACGCCGGTGCTGCCGTTCTCGGTGGCCGACTACGTCGACTTCTACGCCTGCGAGCAGCACGCGCGGAACGCCGGGCTGATCTTCCGGCCGGACTCCGAGCCGCTCGCGCCGAACTGGAAGCACCTGCCCGTCGGCTACCACGGGCGGGCCGGGACGGTGCGGGTCAGCGGGACCCCGGTCGTGCGCCCGTCCGGGCAGCGCGGCCGTGGCGACCACGGCCCGACCCGCACCCTCGACGTCGAGGCCGAGCTGGGTCTCGTCCTCGGCGACACGGTGCCGGGCCCGGTCGGGATGGACACCGCGCTGGACCACGTGTTCGGCGTGGTGCTGCTCAACGACTGGTCCGCCCGCGACATCCAGGGCTGGGAGACCCGCCCGCTCGGCCCGCACCTGGGCAAGTCGTTCGCGACGTCGATCTCGGCGTGGGTGACCCCGCTCGACGAGCTGGCCGGGGCCTGGACCGACCCTCCCGCCCGCGACCCGGAACCGCTGCCGTACCTGAGCGGCGCCGCCGACCGCGGGCTCGACGTGGAGCTGGGCGTGCACCTGGCCGGCGACCACGTGTCCACCCCGCCCGCCCGCGACCTCTACTGGACGCCCGCGCAGCTCGTCACGCACCTGACCTCCAACGGCGCGGGACTGCGCGCCGGGGATCTGCTCGGCTCCGGCACGATCTCCGGCCCGGCCCGGGAGCAGTTCGGCTCGTTGCTGGAGCTGTCCTGGGGCGGGTCGGAGCCGATCCACCTCTCCGGCGGAGCGACCCGGACCTACCTGTCCGACGGCGACGAGGTCGTGTTCACCGCGACCGCCCCGCGCGCCGACGGCACCCGCTTCTCCCTCGGTGAGGTCCGGGGGAGGGTGACCCCTACTCCTTGA
- a CDS encoding acyl-CoA thioesterase: MAQPSADGAFEFPVRVRYHEVDAQGVVFNAWYLAWFDEAMTEFLEHRELSYRTMLDAGYDVQLVHSELDWRGGVGWGDDTVVAVSTATIGRTSFALDFQVRVEGENGREVTCDARTVYVVIAVDGSGKQEIPQLIRNALGEPRPLLPFKE; encoded by the coding sequence ATGGCCCAGCCCTCCGCCGACGGCGCGTTCGAGTTCCCGGTCCGCGTGCGCTACCACGAGGTCGACGCCCAGGGCGTCGTGTTCAACGCCTGGTACCTCGCGTGGTTCGACGAGGCGATGACCGAGTTCCTGGAGCACCGCGAGCTGTCCTACCGGACGATGCTCGACGCCGGCTACGACGTGCAGCTCGTGCACTCCGAACTGGACTGGCGCGGCGGCGTCGGCTGGGGCGACGACACCGTCGTCGCGGTGTCCACGGCGACGATCGGCCGCACCAGCTTCGCACTGGACTTCCAGGTCCGGGTCGAGGGGGAGAACGGCCGCGAGGTCACCTGCGACGCCCGCACCGTCTACGTCGTGATCGCCGTCGACGGCTCCGGCAAGCAGGAGATCCCGCAGCTCATCCGGAACGCCCTCGGTGAGCCGAGGCCGCTCCTGCCGTTCAAGGAGTAG
- a CDS encoding MerR family transcriptional regulator — protein sequence MAAPTTPDGDLLTVDQLAERTGVSVRTIRFYAGKGLLPAPRMRGRTGLYDTTHRARLELIGELSALGFTLAAIERQLERVPHEAGPEELSLQLALLTPWAPEAPDDVDRAGLHRRAGRTLDDDGVRALEALGSLTALDGDRYRLHGPTALASGLDTLDAGLSPEVWSRASDIIERHTTALAEDLMTLFQDEILQPYRDRGRPAHERQKIAAVMARLKPVTVHGVVTAFGRAVNRSIRDRVAHRGDPAS from the coding sequence ATGGCTGCGCCGACCACCCCCGACGGGGACCTCCTGACGGTCGACCAGCTCGCCGAGCGCACCGGCGTCTCGGTCCGCACGATCCGCTTCTACGCCGGGAAGGGTCTGCTCCCGGCGCCGCGGATGCGCGGCCGGACCGGTCTCTACGACACCACCCACCGCGCTCGACTCGAGCTGATCGGCGAGCTCTCCGCGCTGGGGTTCACCCTGGCCGCGATCGAGCGGCAGCTGGAGCGCGTCCCGCACGAGGCGGGCCCGGAGGAGCTGTCCCTGCAGCTCGCGCTGCTCACCCCGTGGGCGCCCGAGGCACCCGACGACGTCGACCGCGCCGGCCTGCACCGCCGCGCCGGCCGCACCCTGGACGACGACGGCGTCCGCGCGCTGGAGGCGCTCGGCTCCCTGACCGCGCTCGACGGCGACCGGTACCGCCTGCACGGCCCCACGGCGCTGGCCAGCGGCCTCGACACGCTCGACGCCGGGCTCTCGCCGGAGGTGTGGAGCCGCGCGTCCGACATCATCGAACGGCACACCACGGCGCTCGCCGAGGACCTGATGACGCTGTTCCAGGACGAGATACTGCAGCCGTACCGCGACCGCGGACGACCGGCGCACGAGCGGCAGAAGATCGCCGCGGTGATGGCCCGGCTCAAGCCGGTCACCGTGCACGGCGTCGTCACCGCGTTCGGACGGGCGGTGAACCGGAGCATCCGCGACCGGGTCGCCCACCGCGGTGATCCGGCGTCCTGA
- a CDS encoding cupin domain-containing protein: MQILRAAGHFAVPEGEPNQYREHLRTADLSVGTYCIPVGGKDGQEPHTEDEIYVVVRGRAKLVSETAEAGADGTRISTEYEIGPGSVVHLPAREVHHFTEVTEDLSIVVVFAPAERSRGLDRDRDAYYSDTVIWAAE; encoded by the coding sequence GTGCAGATCCTGCGGGCCGCCGGGCACTTCGCCGTTCCCGAGGGGGAACCGAACCAGTACCGCGAGCACCTGCGTACCGCGGACCTGTCGGTCGGGACGTACTGCATCCCGGTCGGCGGCAAGGACGGGCAGGAGCCGCACACCGAGGACGAGATCTACGTCGTGGTGCGCGGGCGGGCCAAGCTGGTCTCCGAGACGGCCGAGGCCGGCGCAGACGGAACGAGGATCAGCACCGAGTACGAGATCGGGCCCGGATCCGTCGTGCATCTCCCCGCCCGCGAGGTCCACCACTTCACCGAGGTCACCGAGGACCTGTCGATCGTGGTGGTGTTCGCCCCGGCGGAGCGCTCCCGGGGTCTCGACCGGGACCGCGACGCATATTACAGCGACACTGTCATATGGGCCGCCGAATGA
- a CDS encoding alpha/beta fold hydrolase, giving the protein MGTVMTSDHVALHVDDEGSGPAVVLVAGFGAPSTSWVFQVDALTAAGYRTVCVDRRSHGQSESPAFGQRMARHGKDLHDVLVALDLRDAVLVGGSMGASTIWAHTDLFGTDGVRGIVSVDQTPRMLNGPDWPHGYYGFDDTNAGTFFADGVPPTGRGLPMERAAASMGRLAERLGPQATAFRAPAPETVPLLRDHAQQDWRDVVARTEVPVLMTAGRESQLWPCEHAAAAVHGHPQGRAVVLEDCGHAANIDRPDEFNAAMVEFLADL; this is encoded by the coding sequence ATGGGAACGGTGATGACGAGCGACCACGTGGCACTGCACGTCGACGACGAGGGGTCCGGTCCGGCCGTCGTCCTCGTCGCGGGGTTCGGCGCGCCGTCGACGAGCTGGGTGTTCCAGGTGGACGCCCTGACCGCCGCCGGGTACCGGACGGTGTGCGTGGACCGGCGCTCGCACGGGCAGTCCGAGTCGCCGGCGTTCGGGCAGCGGATGGCCCGTCACGGCAAGGACCTGCACGACGTGCTCGTCGCGCTGGACCTGCGCGACGCCGTCCTGGTCGGCGGCTCGATGGGCGCGAGCACGATCTGGGCCCACACCGACCTGTTCGGCACCGACGGCGTCCGCGGCATCGTCAGCGTCGACCAGACCCCCAGGATGCTCAACGGCCCGGACTGGCCGCACGGCTACTACGGGTTCGACGACACCAACGCCGGAACGTTCTTCGCCGACGGGGTGCCGCCGACGGGCCGGGGCCTGCCGATGGAGCGGGCGGCCGCGTCCATGGGGCGTCTCGCGGAGCGCCTCGGACCGCAGGCGACCGCGTTCCGGGCGCCGGCTCCGGAGACCGTGCCCCTGCTGCGCGACCACGCCCAGCAGGACTGGCGCGACGTCGTCGCCCGCACGGAGGTGCCCGTCCTCATGACGGCCGGGCGCGAGAGCCAGCTCTGGCCGTGCGAGCACGCCGCGGCCGCCGTCCACGGCCACCCGCAGGGCCGCGCCGTCGTCCTGGAGGACTGCGGGCACGCGGCGAACATCGACCGGCCCGACGAGTTCAACGCGGCGATGGTGGAGTTCCTCGCCGACCTGTGA
- a CDS encoding acetyl-CoA C-acetyltransferase, with amino-acid sequence MSEIPEAYIYDAIRTPRGRGKASGSLHEVKPVSLVIGLIDELTSRFPELDPATIDDLVLGVVSPIGDQGGDIAKTAAIAAGLPDTVAGVQLNRFCASGLEAVNTAAQKVRSGMEELVLAGGVEAMSRVPMGSDGGAWAMDPDTSYQTGFVPQGIGADLIATLEGWSREDVDTFAVESQARAAKAWANGYFSKSVVPVKDRNGMTVLDHDEFIRAGATLESLSGLKPSFEMMGEQGGFDAVALQKYHWVEKIDHVHHAGNSSGIVDGAALTLIGTERAGKAAGMTPRGRIVSTALSGADPTIMLTGPAPASKKALAKAGLTVDDIDLFEINEAFAAVALRFMRDMGISHEKTNVNGGAIAMGHPLGATGAMITGTLLDELERRDLRYGLATLCVGGGMGIAAVIERVS; translated from the coding sequence ATGAGCGAGATCCCCGAGGCGTACATCTACGACGCGATCCGCACACCTCGCGGCCGGGGCAAGGCCTCCGGTTCGCTGCACGAGGTCAAGCCGGTCTCCCTGGTCATCGGGCTGATCGACGAGCTGACGTCGCGGTTCCCGGAGCTCGACCCGGCCACGATCGACGACCTCGTCCTCGGCGTCGTGTCCCCGATCGGCGACCAGGGCGGCGACATCGCCAAGACCGCCGCGATCGCCGCCGGCCTGCCGGACACCGTCGCGGGCGTGCAGCTCAACCGCTTCTGCGCGTCCGGCCTGGAGGCCGTGAACACCGCCGCGCAGAAGGTCCGCTCCGGGATGGAGGAGCTGGTCCTGGCCGGCGGCGTCGAGGCGATGTCGCGCGTGCCGATGGGCTCCGACGGCGGCGCGTGGGCGATGGACCCGGACACCTCCTACCAGACCGGATTCGTGCCGCAGGGCATCGGCGCCGACCTGATCGCCACGCTCGAGGGTTGGAGCCGCGAGGACGTCGACACGTTCGCCGTCGAGTCCCAGGCGCGTGCGGCCAAGGCGTGGGCCAACGGCTACTTCTCCAAGTCGGTCGTCCCGGTCAAGGACCGCAACGGCATGACCGTGCTCGACCACGACGAGTTCATCCGCGCGGGCGCCACGCTGGAGAGCCTGTCCGGCCTCAAGCCGTCGTTCGAGATGATGGGCGAGCAGGGCGGCTTCGACGCCGTGGCCCTGCAGAAGTACCACTGGGTCGAGAAGATCGACCACGTCCACCACGCCGGTAACTCCTCCGGCATCGTGGACGGCGCCGCGCTCACCCTGATCGGCACCGAGCGTGCCGGCAAGGCCGCCGGGATGACCCCGCGCGGGCGGATCGTGTCCACCGCGCTGTCCGGTGCCGACCCGACGATCATGCTCACCGGCCCCGCGCCGGCGTCGAAGAAGGCCCTGGCCAAGGCCGGCCTGACCGTCGACGACATCGACCTGTTCGAGATCAACGAGGCGTTCGCCGCGGTCGCCCTGCGCTTCATGCGCGACATGGGGATCTCGCACGAGAAGACCAACGTCAACGGCGGCGCGATCGCGATGGGCCACCCGCTCGGCGCGACCGGCGCGATGATCACCGGCACCCTGCTCGACGAGCTGGAGCGCCGCGACCTGCGCTACGGCCTGGCCACGCTGTGCGTCGGTGGCGGCATGGGCATCGCCGCCGTCATCGAGCGCGTCTCCTGA
- a CDS encoding 3-hydroxyacyl-CoA dehydrogenase NAD-binding domain-containing protein: MSEQKAVRWEKGSDGIAIVTLDDPGRSANTMNDRYKEAMGEVVDALVAAKDDISGVIITSAKKTFFAGGDLTSLSSAGPDDAPAVFENVTEVKAQLRKLETLGKPVVAAMNGTALGGGLEIGLACHHRIGLDAKGVIYGLPEVTLGLLPGGGGVTRITRMLGIANGFMNVLAQGQRHKPEKAVELGIVDELASTPEEMLEKAKAWIAANPEASQPWDQPKYKIPGGTPSNPSLASILPAFPANLRKQLKGAPMPAPRNILAAAVEGSQVDFDTALRIEGRYFAELVCGQVSKNMTKAFFFDLQAINGGKSRPDGHDKWAPTKVAVLGAGMMGAGIAYVCALSGWDVVLKDVSQEAADKGKAYSENLVAKGVKRGKTTQEKGDALLGRITATADYADLAGCDVVIEAVFESVKLKQEVFAEAAKVVNSDALLCSNTSTLPITELAKGVDRPDDFIGLHFFSPVDKMPLVEIIRGERTNDAALAKAFDLTLGIKKTPIVVNDSRGFFTSRVIGTFINEGVAMLAEGIDPQTIEQASSQAGYPAPVLQLMDELTLTLPRKIREESKAATEAAGGTWAGHPSDAVIDRLVDEFDRKGKSTGGGFYEYADGKRTRLWPGLRTEFGATNHDVDLHELSERMLFVESLETVKCVDEGVLTTVPDANIGSIFGIGFPAWTGGVLQFIEGYPGGPAGFVARADEFAKKYGDRFAVPDSLRTRAAQGESATAAA; this comes from the coding sequence GTGAGTGAGCAGAAGGCCGTCCGCTGGGAGAAGGGCTCCGACGGCATCGCGATCGTCACCCTCGACGACCCCGGCCGCAGCGCCAACACCATGAACGACCGCTACAAGGAGGCGATGGGCGAGGTCGTCGACGCGCTCGTCGCCGCCAAGGACGACATCTCCGGCGTCATCATCACCTCGGCGAAGAAGACGTTCTTCGCCGGCGGCGACCTGACGTCGCTGTCCTCGGCCGGGCCGGACGACGCGCCCGCCGTGTTCGAGAACGTCACCGAGGTCAAGGCCCAGCTGCGCAAGCTGGAGACGCTGGGCAAGCCCGTCGTCGCGGCCATGAACGGCACCGCGCTCGGCGGCGGCCTGGAGATCGGCCTGGCCTGTCACCACCGGATCGGGCTCGACGCCAAGGGCGTCATCTACGGCCTGCCCGAGGTCACCCTGGGCCTGCTGCCCGGTGGCGGCGGCGTCACCCGCATCACCCGCATGCTGGGCATCGCCAACGGCTTCATGAACGTCCTCGCGCAGGGCCAGCGGCACAAGCCGGAGAAGGCCGTCGAGCTGGGGATCGTCGACGAGCTCGCCTCCACCCCGGAGGAGATGCTCGAGAAGGCGAAGGCCTGGATCGCGGCCAACCCGGAGGCGTCGCAGCCCTGGGACCAGCCGAAGTACAAGATCCCCGGCGGAACGCCGTCGAACCCGTCGCTGGCCTCGATCCTGCCCGCGTTCCCGGCGAACCTGCGCAAGCAGCTCAAGGGCGCGCCGATGCCGGCCCCGCGCAACATCCTCGCCGCGGCCGTCGAGGGGTCCCAGGTGGACTTCGACACCGCGCTGCGCATCGAGGGCCGCTACTTCGCCGAGCTCGTCTGCGGCCAGGTCTCGAAGAACATGACCAAGGCGTTCTTCTTCGACCTGCAGGCGATCAACGGCGGCAAGTCCCGCCCGGACGGCCACGACAAGTGGGCGCCCACCAAGGTCGCGGTGCTCGGCGCCGGGATGATGGGCGCGGGCATCGCCTACGTCTGCGCGCTGTCCGGCTGGGACGTCGTGCTCAAGGACGTCTCGCAGGAGGCCGCCGACAAGGGGAAGGCCTACTCCGAGAACCTGGTCGCCAAGGGCGTCAAGCGCGGCAAGACCACGCAGGAGAAGGGTGACGCCCTGCTCGGGCGGATCACCGCGACGGCGGACTACGCCGACCTCGCCGGCTGCGACGTCGTGATCGAGGCCGTGTTCGAGTCGGTCAAGCTCAAGCAGGAGGTGTTCGCGGAGGCGGCCAAGGTCGTCAACTCCGACGCCCTGCTGTGCTCGAACACCTCGACGCTGCCGATCACCGAGCTCGCGAAGGGCGTCGACCGCCCGGACGACTTCATCGGCCTGCACTTCTTCTCGCCGGTGGACAAGATGCCGCTGGTCGAGATCATCCGCGGTGAGCGCACGAACGACGCGGCCCTGGCCAAGGCGTTCGACCTCACCCTGGGGATCAAGAAGACCCCGATCGTCGTCAACGACAGCCGCGGCTTCTTCACCAGCCGCGTCATCGGCACCTTCATCAACGAGGGCGTCGCGATGCTGGCCGAGGGCATCGACCCGCAGACGATCGAGCAGGCGTCCTCGCAGGCCGGCTACCCGGCCCCGGTGCTGCAGCTGATGGACGAGCTCACGCTCACGCTGCCGCGCAAGATCCGCGAGGAGTCGAAGGCGGCGACCGAGGCGGCCGGCGGCACCTGGGCCGGACACCCCTCGGACGCGGTCATCGACCGGCTCGTCGACGAGTTCGACCGCAAGGGCAAGAGCACCGGCGGCGGGTTCTACGAGTACGCCGACGGCAAGCGCACCCGCCTGTGGCCGGGCCTGCGCACCGAGTTCGGCGCGACCAACCACGACGTGGACCTGCACGAGCTCTCCGAGCGGATGCTGTTCGTGGAGTCGCTCGAGACCGTCAAGTGCGTCGACGAGGGCGTGCTGACGACGGTGCCGGACGCCAACATCGGCTCGATCTTCGGCATCGGCTTCCCGGCCTGGACCGGCGGGGTGCTGCAGTTCATCGAGGGCTACCCCGGTGGACCGGCGGGCTTCGTCGCCCGCGCCGACGAGTTCGCCAAGAAGTACGGCGACCGCTTCGCCGTCCCGGACAGCCTGCGTACGCGGGCCGCCCAGGGCGAGTCGGCCACCGCCGCGGCCTGA
- a CDS encoding Dabb family protein has protein sequence MIRNVVVGRLKDGVDPSEIEPGLQALRDLRVDGVELRLVAGLDLGLREGNAHYVITVDLDDEQAYKVYDADAEHNRIRAELFAPFSEKIERIQFRPS, from the coding sequence GTGATCCGCAACGTGGTGGTCGGACGGCTGAAGGACGGCGTCGACCCGTCGGAGATCGAGCCGGGTCTGCAGGCGTTGCGCGACCTGCGCGTCGACGGCGTCGAGCTGCGGCTGGTGGCCGGGCTGGACCTGGGCCTGCGCGAGGGCAACGCGCACTACGTGATCACCGTCGACCTCGACGACGAGCAGGCCTACAAGGTCTACGACGCCGACGCCGAGCACAACCGGATCCGCGCCGAGCTGTTCGCGCCGTTCAGCGAGAAGATCGAGCGCATCCAGTTCCGCCCGTCCTGA
- a CDS encoding DedA family protein has protein sequence MTEWVFAVVDRLGAAGIGLLIFLENVVPPIPSEVILPLGGFRAQVGVMNPIAVWAAATIGAVAGALVLYALGAWLGYERVHRLAGHRWFLLSSQKDLDRGRALFDRHGGPIVLFGRCVPLVRSLVSIPAGISGMPLVRFTALSALGSAVWNALFVGLGWFLGDRWEVIEQYMGPISTAVLVVAVVAIGWLVVRRVRSRNAAADSRA, from the coding sequence GTGACGGAGTGGGTGTTCGCGGTCGTGGACCGTCTCGGCGCGGCCGGGATCGGGCTGCTGATCTTCCTGGAGAACGTGGTCCCGCCCATCCCGTCCGAGGTGATCCTGCCCCTGGGCGGCTTCCGGGCGCAGGTCGGCGTGATGAACCCGATCGCCGTCTGGGCCGCCGCCACGATCGGCGCGGTGGCCGGCGCGCTGGTGCTCTACGCGCTCGGCGCCTGGCTCGGCTACGAACGCGTGCACCGCCTGGCCGGGCACCGCTGGTTCCTGCTCTCCAGCCAGAAGGACCTCGACCGCGGCCGCGCGCTGTTCGACCGGCACGGCGGACCGATCGTCCTGTTCGGACGTTGCGTCCCGCTGGTGCGCAGCCTGGTGTCCATCCCAGCCGGGATCTCCGGCATGCCGCTGGTGCGGTTCACCGCGCTCAGCGCGCTCGGGAGTGCGGTGTGGAACGCGTTGTTCGTGGGGCTCGGCTGGTTCCTCGGGGACCGCTGGGAGGTGATCGAGCAGTACATGGGCCCGATCAGCACCGCCGTCCTCGTGGTGGCCGTGGTCGCGATCGGCTGGCTCGTCGTGCGTCGCGTGCGCAGCCGCAACGCCGCGGCCGACAGCCGCGCCTGA
- a CDS encoding ATP-binding cassette domain-containing protein: MRLVDVGKSYRPGSPVLTGVDLVLEPGVPSVLHGPNGSGKSTLLRIAAGCETPTTGRVDGRPDVVGYLPDRFPALLRLPARRYLRHLAAIRGVPADDAAATAEEVLAELGFTGADDEPMAALSKGNTQKVGLAQALSCGAGLLVLDEPWSGLDADAIAALDDRLADVRVRMLLTDHTGTAETLPGAQVRRLGPDGRLDRGPGPTASRVRVRVEVRCPGDPRAVLDRLPPARVEEMAPGRLVVLLASRHSDAWLAAALAAGCSVHDVVREQA; encoded by the coding sequence ATGCGCCTCGTCGACGTCGGCAAGTCCTACCGTCCCGGCAGCCCGGTCCTCACCGGGGTCGACCTGGTCCTGGAGCCGGGTGTCCCGTCCGTCCTGCACGGACCCAACGGCAGCGGCAAGTCCACCCTGCTGCGGATCGCGGCCGGCTGCGAGACGCCGACCACCGGCCGGGTCGACGGGCGTCCGGACGTCGTCGGGTATCTGCCGGACCGCTTCCCGGCGCTGCTGCGCCTGCCCGCCCGCCGCTACCTGCGCCACCTCGCCGCGATCCGCGGGGTCCCGGCCGACGACGCGGCGGCGACCGCCGAGGAGGTGCTGGCCGAGCTCGGCTTCACCGGCGCCGACGACGAGCCGATGGCCGCGCTGTCGAAGGGCAACACCCAGAAGGTCGGCCTGGCGCAGGCGTTGAGCTGCGGTGCCGGCCTGCTCGTGCTGGACGAGCCGTGGTCCGGCCTGGACGCCGACGCGATCGCCGCGCTGGACGACCGGCTCGCGGATGTCCGTGTCCGGATGCTGCTCACCGACCACACCGGTACCGCCGAGACGCTGCCCGGGGCGCAGGTCCGCCGGCTCGGCCCGGACGGCCGCCTCGACCGCGGACCGGGACCGACGGCGTCGCGGGTCCGGGTGCGTGTCGAGGTGCGGTGCCCGGGCGACCCGCGCGCGGTCCTCGACCGGCTGCCCCCGGCGCGGGTGGAGGAGATGGCGCCGGGACGGCTGGTGGTCCTGCTCGCGTCCCGGCACAGCGACGCCTGGCTGGCCGCCGCGCTGGCCGCGGGCTGCTCGGTCCACGACGTCGTCCGGGAGCAGGCGTGA